GCAAAGAAAGATACTTGCCCCGTCGGGAGGTGCGGCGGCGGGACCTTGCGGAGCACCATGACCACGCTGTAGGAGCTCAGGAAGCACGACGGGTTCCGCTCGTCCAAGCCCGTCTCGGCCTTCATTGCCGCCCAGGCACCGCCACTGAACTCCTCCTCCTCAGTCTGCGAGCTGTCAACCTTTCACATCGGGTTACATCACAGTCAAAAATGTAGCATATGTtatatatgctaacattagcaggctaacttgttttagccaattttgacactaacagttaacatgtgtcaagtaccaaactatgtctgaggtgtatacctggaaAAATGCCGTAGCtaaaaaagccagcatgctaacagttaacgtgtcAAGTagaaaatatgactaaggtgtatgcgTGACAAAAAATActgtagctaaaaaagctagcctgCTACCAGTTAACCtgtgtcaagtagcaaaatataacTGAGGTGTATGCCTAAAAAAATAccgtagctaaaaaagctagcatgctaacagttaacatgtatcaATTACCAAAATATGATTTAGGTGTATGCCTGAAAAAGTAccttagctaaaaaagctagcatgctaacagttaacatgtgtcgagtaccaaaatatgactgaggtgaatGCCTGACAAAAAATACTGTTgctaaaaaatctagcatgctaacagttaacatgtatcaATTACCAAAATATGATTTAGGTGTATGCCTGAAAAAGTAccgtagctaaaaaagctagcatgctaacagttaacctgtgtcaaataccaaaatatgactaaggtgtatgccTGACAAAAAATActgtagctaaaaaagctagcatgctaacaacagTTAacctgtgtcaagtaccaaaatatgtctGAGGTGTATGCCTGGAAAAATAccgtagctaaaaaagctagcatgctaacagttaacatgtgtcaagtaccaaaatatgactgcagtgtatacctgaaaaagtactgtagctaaaaaagctagcatgctaacagttaacctgtgtcaagtaccaaaatatgtctGAGGTGTATGCCTGACCAAAAATACAGtaactaaaaaagctagcatgctaccagttaatctgtgtcaagtaccaaaatatgatttAGGTGTATGCCTGAAAAAGTACCGTAgctaaaaaagatagcatgctaacagtttatctgtatcaagtaccaaaatatgactgaggtgtatgcctgACCAAAAATACCGtaactaaaaaagctagcatgctaccagttaacatgtgtcaagtaccaaaatatgacttgggTGTATGCCTGAAAAAGTActgtagctaaaaaagctagcatgctaacaacagTTAatctgtgtcaagtaccaaaatatgatttAGGTGTATGCCTGAAAAAGTAccgtagctaaaaaagctagcatgcttacagttaatctgtgtcaagtaacaaaatatgactgaggtgtatgccGTACACCTTATTCATAACTTAGTACTCATATATCATtattttattcctttttattgattttttttagttatgtgtttttaattatttttgatttACTTTATATAGTTTTTATGTGCAGCACTCTGGAAACAGTTTGTTAAttggtgctatataaataaagtggatttagatttacgtgacacatgctaaaagttagcatgtgatgCGTGTTGAAAAATGAGGAACTCAGAATTCcacaggctttttttttcttattattgtGGCATAAAATGCCTGATTTTGCGGAAAGAAATTGCAATGTTTTGAGACTTAATTTTTTCcattaacattgaatcaacttgtgatttggtgtatttttgtcaatgattaaagtgttccttgtaactttaacctaaaaaagcacaggatttattgactttatttatttagaatgcattacaaaaaaaaatccatccgtcgtcatgtctttcatgattgtgaacaataggcaaaattccaaaagaagtgcagttcctttAAATAACTTACTAGATTAATATTGCTTCCAAATATCAATTATCAGCctctttgactactaataatcggcatCAATATTGGCTATGAAAAAAAACCTGCatctgtgttagaataattatgtatatattatcacacaaccgttgctataattattgtcaattgtgctgaagtggtatttttctttgtctgtgcaaagctggcaatccaaaagattgcaagccagtctcgtaccagtgtctgtgtccaggaacggcctgctgactgccaaggccgaacaccgccgtgacgcagacagagcagagacaaggcgatatcaccagtgtcaacacatttgcatttcttgtataatcatatattgtgtctaactggagctgtcgagattaatcccattccctcagcgacagcttcagtgatgtaaccagggacctcccaaatagaggaagcacatgggctagactttagagcgaagtttggatctgtaaatagagtacagcccaaataaTGTCTTTCCTCAAttaagcaaaatttaactctgtctctgcatgattccttgcttctcgtctgttttaatagatgtcatcagtgtttgaacctgacaatctgTCGCTCTGtagtaacaacaacaaaagaatacCTTCTAATTCATAATAAAAGTGTCCATTAAAACACATACATACTTTGTGCGGCCACAGAAGCATCAGTGTCACATCAATAGACATGGCATTGTCTGATAAGTCCTCTGAATGTCGACAAATAACAACCCCCCATGACGGATGGCCAGTGAAGGGCCAGTGTGCCGACATGACAGACAAAATTGCACCTGTCATAGTCGCGCGTGAGGCTAACTGCTGAAGACGTGAGATTTGACCAGGACCTAAACTATTATGTCTGCCAGCGTTCTAGTGAGGAGAACCTGAACGTTACTGTACAATGACAGCTCTATGCAgcagcgcgaagcaagtgtgacgtcaggctctctGTAGCTTGCTTTTAATGCATACATGGAGTgacagaagtaaagagtctctaaacCCAAGCACAGTCTCCAACAACACCAGGTATAGATGCTGGATTTGTTGCcagttgttttttaataaaaagtgacttggattggagaaatctctagggaaaaaaattctcaacaaaCTACATTGCATAACAAGcagcaacatttgaaaaaaaaagcactaaaaatatgttaatactataactaataacttatttgtttaaatgtatgcatgtatatattgtttgcctttttaaagaaaatgtatgcattatagcaaacattgtgatatgtcatattgaccacgccctcTACCgttacaggtatcttggcaatctaggTGAAacccttaaaaagtaaaaatatttaCAGTGAAACCTCTCTTCAGAAATTGAAttagttcttgaacatggtttgtaaatggaaaaagtttGTTTAGTGATGAACATTTCACCATAAGAAACAATCTTAATATGAATAATGCGTTCCAGCCTTgagaaaagtccatattttagtgaaggtttgtacactttaaacacaatataaagtgctatacagtagagatgtccgataatggcttttttgccgatatccgatattccgatattgtcaaactcttaattaccgataccgatatgaaccgatactgatatatacagtcgtggaattaacatattatgcctaattttgttgtgatgccccgctgaatgcattaaacaatgtaacaaggttttccaaataagagaacaacttcaactcaagttatggaaaaaagtgccaacatggcactgccatatttattattgaagtcacaaagtgctttttttttttttaacattcctcaaaacagcagcttggaatttgggacatgctctccctgagagagcatgaggaggttgaggggaagcggggggtgtatattgtagcgtcccggaagagttagtgctgcaagggattctgggtatttgttctgttgtataTGTtgggttacggtgcggatgttctcccgaaatgtgtttgtcattcttgtttggtgtgggttcacagtgtgacacATATTAAGTTGTTTatactcagtgtgacctgtatggctgttgaccaagtatgccttgcattcacttgtgtgtgtgaaaagccgtagatattatgtgactgggccggcacgcaaaggcagtgcctttaaggtttattggtgctctgtacttctctctacgtccgtgtacacagcggcattttaaaaagtcatactttttactttttgaaacagataccaataattttgaaaccgataccgataatttccgatattacattttaaagcatttatcggccgataatattagcagtccgatattatcggacatctctactatacaATACTGTATATCAGACTTAAAAGGAAGGTCATTAATCAACTTTCTCTTTAATAACaagctaaacaacaacaacaagcttaaccGTCCTGTAtgtgctgctctgccaacacacgtACACAGAGGTCTCTTtagtgccctcacaaacaatcagaaagcacaaaaatccttaacttcaaCAACcccattgctacaataataaactttttttttaaaaagtaaaatccacttacagtACATTGACATTGTCAAAGCGGGAGCTCACAAGCAAACAAGAGAGGAAGAAGGGAGGGCTTGTGTGTGAGTGCTCTTGGAAGATTTGCGGCTGAACGAGAGGTAGTCTTCTCCACCGCTATGAAATAAGTCCGCTTTGAAATCTTCTTCCAGTAAAGTCAGTTCTCATCAGAATTAAAAACTTGCTGTGATAGTAAGCCTGCTTCCTCAATCTCGTCAATACAAGCacgcacaaaatgaatgaatgaagcattCGTACACACTttgttcgcacacagaggcatatatGCTTCGATCGAAAAGTTTGTAAAcagaaattgattgattgagacttttattagtagattgcacagtacagtacatattccgtacaattgaccactaaatggtaacacccgaatacgtttttcaacgtgtttaagtcgggtccacgttaatcaattcatggaaaaTTTTGCAAATAGGatgggtttgtaaatcgaggttccactgtatgtatgtatttcacaTGGTTTTCTGCATTTTTAACTAAAATTATtctttataaaatgtgttgtcttcatattTTGGGGTGTCTGAAACAAATTAATTGGATTTACTTTATTTCTTAGGGGAAAAATTGCTTTGGTTATCATACAATTTAAAGTACTgtactactaaaatattttgaggtGATAGTAAAAGTTTCAGAAACTGGTAGTTTAAAagtcacatttgtggtatcaatgAGTACATGAGTTAGTAGTATGTGACAGATTACCATGAGGATTATTACATACGTGGTCTGGAAGGCGGGCCTTCACGCCGTGAGCGGGAGTCTGAGGAACAGACACGACCACCTCATCCAGACTTTGACCGTGTGGCTAAAAAGGAGGAATCAAACATCAAAAAGGAGGAATCAAACATCAATAGTTGTTTGGTGCGAGTGGAAGACAAGGAAGGACCACCTGCTCTGGGAGAAGTCCCGCGGGGCCCGGAAAGCGTCGCGTTCTGGGCTGATAAGGCTCGGAGCGAGGCCTCTTCCTGAACACCTTGCTGGAGGCGGACACCAGTTGGACCAGGCGATTGGTGATGACCGGCGTGCTGAGGGGGTGTGGGCTGAAGGCAGGGGACAGCGAAGAAACCGTTTCAAAGAGGCTGCGGGCCGGGGAGGGTCCCGGGGTGGCTGCGTGATGAGGCTTGTTGAGGGTCCTGGGAAGAGGGCTGGGGGCAGGCAAGGACACAGTGAGACCCGGGAAAACAGCAGGACTCTGTGGCAAGGCCGGGCGGGAGAAAGTTCCTGGGGTGTTCCACGCTGCCTGATGAGGCTTGTTGAGGGTCCTGGAAGGGTGGATGGGGGCAGGCGAGGACACAGTGAGACCCGGGAAAACTGCAGGACTCTGTGGAAGGACAGGGCGGGGGTACAGAGGGGCTACACTTGGACTAGATGTCGAGATTGGCATTCTTTGGGTCCCTCCAATGGTTAGAGGCCGCAGCGTTTGGACTATGGGGACTGGCGCCAATGACCCCACTTGACGATCACACTCCTCCAAGTCCGCCAGGTCTACATCCCAATCATCAAAGTCATCCTGGACCACGGGGGGCTTCTGGTGTGCCCCCCAGCCCAGTGCCAAGTGGGGCTCAGGTGCATGTGATTTGGGGGGGCGAGCCTCGACGATGGAGGAGAGCTTCCTCAAACTCGGAGCAACAGTTTTTGAGGAGGCGCTTGATGCCGAGCAAGGACGGAGGGATGCTGGACTCGCTCTGCTTGGCTGGAGAGGGTTTGTACCATACTCTCTGAGGCCCTCAGAGGGGGCACACGGGGTGGTTGGGGGTCGGACAGCCCACTCTGACGCCAGCAGGTCCTGTTACACAAAGATAAAACACGACGCAGTAAAGCACAGGCTGCCAAGTGTGAGGCACCGCCCACTTTTGGGGGATTTATTTTTATGATCAGCGTTTATGCTAACTTTGAACACTAAGACACAAGCCTGCCATAAAAACAGTTTAAATATTTCtgatacacactgtatatactgtatatgcatattaattagagatgtccgataatggcttttttgccgatatcccgatattgtccaactcttaattaccgattccgatatatacagtcgtggaattaacacattatgcctaattttgttgtgatgccccgctggatgcattaaacaatgtaactttaccatgaattgattaacgtggaccccgacttaaacaagttgaaaaacttatttgggtgttaccatttagtggtcaattgtacgaaatatgtactgtactgtgcaatctactaatacaagtttcaatcaatcaaaaacaaggttttccaaaataagagaacaacttcaactccagttatagaAAAacgtgccaacatggcactgccatatttattattgaagtcacaaagtgcattattttttttaacatgcctcataaagcttggaatttgggacatgctctccctgagatattcctacaactatgggaaatactatgggggggggggcacatctgcggtcctctccaaggtttctcattgtcccattgggttgagtttttccttgccctgatgtgggatctgaaccgaggatgtcgttgtggcttttgcagccctttgagacacttgtgatatagggctatataaataaacgttgattaattgattgattgatttatcctCTTCTCAACGAGCAGTGGGTGTAAAACTAGTGAAACATTCAACAGTTGGCACTAAGATTTCGAGAATAGGTCCAATTAAGGTCACTTGCAAGGTTAGTTAGATTCGTTTTGAAATTTGACCAAAAAGCCAAATATATCCAAGGTGTAATgtgcggtggaacaggggttagtgcatgtgcctcacaatatgaaggtcctgagttctatcctgagctcgggatctttctgtgtggagtttgcatgttctccccgtgactgcgtgggttccctccgggtactccggcttcctcccacctccaaagacatgcacctggggataggttgactggcaacactaaattggccctagtgtgtgaatgtgagtgtgaatgttgtctgtctatctgtgttggccctgtgatgaggtggccacttgtccagggtgtaccccgccttccgcccctatgcagctgagataggctccagcaccccccgcgaccccgaaagggacaagcggtaggaaaatggatggatggatgtaatgttTTAAAAGTGATGAACAGTTGGCAACTGAGTGTTAGCTTTTTTTACCTCATCGTCAAAGTCCTCGCCAATGCTGAAAAGCCCACTCAATTTGCAGCTCTGTAAAACAGCCCAAATATACAATTACAACGTTTTCCCCCCCAAGCCtgtttggcaaaaaaaataacatgttATTCTTACTTGCGGACGAAAAAcaccgctaacgttagcatgttagtttCCACGGGACGCTAACGTTTTGCCCAAACTCGCTTACTTACCATGGCGGGCATGAGAATTCACCATCAGTGCGGACGTTCATTACAATCCAAAAACGCGTCTAAAGCCGTGCAATGACGATAACATTAAGTGTTGTTTCTTAAACGTGTGTTTTCTATCACAAAGTTGTCAGTGTTGCTGTAAGGACTCGCGGCTGCTTGATCCCGCGACTCACGTTCAAACGTGAAGACGTCATCACGTAATGACGCGTCACCACGGCAAATGCGGAAGTGGAGCGAGATAGCTTCGCCGCTCTCAAACTGTACTTATTTTTGACATATACAAAAGTCAGGTGTGTGTAACAACAAATGGCTGTACgtactatttttttaatcatatttgttaacaagattttatacatttttatctcAACAACGCCACCTCTTGGCCATGTTTGCGGAGGAAGGACACGTATCCGATGACACCACCACCTATTAATAACTTGTTCTGAATTTGCAGTGGGAAGTCGTCGACTGTTCACCTCCCAAGCGCAAGATCGAGCATAAAACGAGGACAaaaaaaggtgttttaatgatgaAACTTTCGAGTTGAAATCGGCACTTCCACTTACAGGTGAGTTACACCTGAAGGCACCGTGCTGTCACGTGACCTGCCTGGGCACAGtttatagcaggggtcggcaaccccaaatatggaaagagccatattggacccatccatccatccattttctaccgcttgtccctttttttggggtcgcggggggtgctggagcctatctcagctgcattcgggcagaaggcagggtacaccctggacaagtcgccacctcatcgcagggccaacacagatagacagacaacattcacattcacattcacacactaaggccaatttagtgttgccaatcaacctatccccatattggaccaaaaatacaacaacaaaaaaactgtctggagccgcaaacaatgaaaagccttctataagtgttataatgaaggcaacacatgtgtctatattagctataatagcctactatcaaaatgactatgtgtcgcaggctgaagcaaatcttcgttgacaaaaatgttgaaatgtaatatttacgctacacatttttacaacattagtaaatcagaggctactcggaaggtgagataactcctggaaatgactggcttttaatggccaaaggtatagatgtgtgtgtccaagttaaaggaaacggcaggctgtcttcttttaatacaggagtgtccaaactttttccactgagggccgcacactgaaaaatcaaagcaaacgggggccattttgatattttttaattttaaaaaccaatacaatatatgtataaaaaatatacattcaggcctccactcaggcttgatcccagggacccaaaagggttttgttaaaaaaaatattaaaaatgtgtcattattcagtattattatttttattattcaagttttaaatccatagatcaacattaggtctatctgttaaaataacgtttttaaagatttaagttgtatgctctttttgtcaaagaaaaccctgttttataatggaaaaaacacaaaatatgcaatattttcacccaataacatttttaagtggaatatttgagattatataataattggagccttaaaaaggtcaataactcataacaccattgattttaattcattattattttttgagcgatgacacttaaaaacaaatcacacaaaaattattggggaaccaaaagggtcctattcagtaaagtgttaaaaaataaattataatttttttttactgttgactTTTAAcactatccgtcaattataagttgtattgttgttatgttttttgttcgttcgttttaggcccttctttaaaaaaaaaaaaaacagctaaatttttttatatgcacaaaatatgcaacatttcccccaaaaaatatctcaaagtgcaatatttaatgtgacgtaattggagcctcggataggtcaataattcataataacattgattttgatttattattattttttaaagaaagaaacagcctgcatggcagctttgtgttattagagtaaacattgcaacattttcttgttacatttcacctgtttggtctttcataccactttttatgttttacatttttttttatcgtattttaaaatgggccgtggggccattaaaaaatgacctgcgagccgcaaatggcccccgggccgcactttggacatccctgttttaatagattaattacaatatttgcaagctaggtaatgtttgctgtggtctggaacaacatggcacacaaacaactatctgaaatgcagccaatattacatacaaataatgtgtcatgagtagagatgaccgataatatcggccaataaatgctttaaaatgtaatatcggaaattatcggtatcggtttaaaaaagtaaaattaacgactttttaaaacgtcgctgtacggagcggtacatatccagtAAAACACGGGacatagggcatacttgccaaccctcccgattttcccgggagacttccgaatttcagtgcccctcccgaaaatctcccggggcaaccattctcccgaatttctcccaatttccccccggacaacaatattgggggcgtgccttaaaggcactgcctttagcgtcctctacaacctgtcgtgacgtccgcttttcctccatacaaacagcctgCCGACcctgtcacataatatatgcggcttttacacacacacaagtgaatgcaaggcatacttgatcaacagccatacaggtcacactgagggtggccgtataaacaactttataaacatatttccagttgtttaattacagcacgtccgaaaaagagtcggaagaagcagatcttatttaatccaatTTCCTtaataaaagaataataaataaatataccaaaattcagtgtattaaaaaaagcttttgtaataaaaaacGCAAGTTAACCTCATAAATGAACTCGAAAATTAATCcacattaaatacaattaaaaaatatatatttaacaaaatatgcatttctatatttttatatctattttttattttagacaAAATTAATAGAAATGTCGTTAGGTTTCCTTTAactctaaacattttttttagtccaGTTGTGTTTGTGCAGCGTGGCCAAAGCTCAATTTGCATGTGCTTAAAACACGGCTCTCAAACGGACAGCTCACAACCGGGAATCGGTTGTCATGGTTCACTTGAAGACTCGACTCTTTCGCGAAGGTCACATCTCTGGAAGGAACATGGAAATAATGCTCCTTCTCTATTGTGTGTGAAGTTCTGCCATGTCCAAGGACACGTTCCCTTTCACCGCCACCACACTGCGCTCACTGAGGCTGGAGCAGGAGCTCCAGGACTGGGAGGATGCACGGCAGGCTTTGGCCCACAGGAGAGCCCTGAGCAGGGCTCCCCTGCCCAGAGCCCCCAGGCAGCCACGCCTCCAGGAGGTCCGAGCCCCTCCGCCTCAGGCCCGTTGCCGAGACCCGGCCGTCCACAACACGTTCATGTGTGGGGACATCAAGGGCGTGTACGTCGTTCTCAAAGACCCCGCCATGGTCAACGCCCTGATGGAGACGGTACATGAGGAGATGGTGTGGGCCCCGGAGATGGGTAAGACCTTACTCACGCTTCTCCTGTGTTGGTGACCCTCTCACCGCGCCGCTTCCTCCACCAGGCATGTGGACCATGAGTTCCAGGGTGAAGCAGACGTCCGCCTTGCGCCTGGCCGCCGGCGGGGGACACGTCGCCTGCGTGGAGGAGCTCCTGTTCCGCGGGGCCGAGGTGAACGCCGACCCAGGGGGCCGCACCGCACT
This genomic interval from Entelurus aequoreus isolate RoL-2023_Sb linkage group LG06, RoL_Eaeq_v1.1, whole genome shotgun sequence contains the following:
- the hrob gene encoding homologous recombination OB-fold protein translates to MPAMSCKLSGLFSIGEDFDDEDLLASEWAVRPPTTPCAPSEGLREYGTNPLQPSRASPASLRPCSASSASSKTVAPSLRKLSSIVEARPPKSHAPEPHLALGWGAHQKPPVVQDDFDDWDVDLADLEECDRQVGSLAPVPIVQTLRPLTIGGTQRMPISTSSPSVAPLYPRPVLPQSPAVFPGLTVSSPAPIHPSRTLNKPHQAAWNTPGTFSRPALPQSPAVFPGLTVSLPAPSPLPRTLNKPHHAATPGPSPARSLFETVSSLSPAFSPHPLSTPVITNRLVQLVSASSKVFRKRPRSEPYQPRTRRFPGPAGLLPEQPHGQSLDEVVVSVPQTPAHGVKARLPDHVDSSQTEEEEFSGGAWAAMKAETGLDERNPSCFLSSYSVVMVLRKAALKQLAKNKVPNMAVLLKSINHTHTDAKAVFRDPTGEMQGTVHRRLLEDRLGELKVGAVLLLKRVSVFSPSHRNHYLNVTPNNLLRIYPPDGAVTPLPPLVLEPTTLSPGVPEQHMSGMQLVFDEDEEEGGGGQAQIQRVQHDPGWDADDLDELLGAIPEDTYSL